The DNA window TGCGGTGTGGGGGGCCACATCGATCATCAGAAAGTTCGCCTCTGATGGTAGCACCGGGAATCTGACCGCCGAGCGGACTCGCTCCCGCCATTCGAGCATATGTGCCAGCGTTCTCTCCCGATGCTCCCGGTCGGCAAGGGCCGCCACCGCGGCGGCAGCCGAGACCGACGAGATCCCGGAGAACGGGGTCGCGGCCTTCATATAGAATGGTTCCAGCCAGGCCGGGATGAACGCATAGCCCACCCGTAGGCCGGCCAGCCCGAAGATCTTGGACATCGTCCTGCCGATGATCAGGTTCTCATACTCCCCCATCAGCGGGCGGTAGTCGTCCCGGGCAAAGTCCACGTAGGCATTGTCGAGGAAGAGCATGCAGTCGCCGATCCCATCGAGCACCTTCCGCACCTCTGCCGGCGTCGTCACCGTACCGGTCGGGTTGTTTGGGGTACAGAGGAACGCGACCTTTGCGCCCGTACAGGCCCGGGTGAAGGCCGGGATGTCGACCGTAAAGTCCTCCTTTCGCTGGATGTTCTCGACGATCGCTCCCTGCCCGGCTGCGGCGATCCCGTAGAACGAGAAGGTTGGGGTCGAGACGACGACCCGGTCCCCATGCCCTATAAAGCACCGGAGGACGGTCTCGATGATCCCGTCCATCCCGTTGCCGACGACGAAGGTGTGATCCCCGTGGAGACGTTTCAGCGCCTCGGTCAGATCGGTCATCCTGTCGTCAGGGTACCGGTTCACGGTCGCAAGAGCCGCAGCACCTGCAGCTATCGCTGCTTCTGACGGCGGGAACGGATTCTCATTGGAGGCGAGGCAGGCGATCCGGCCCGTTTCCCTGGCTGTCCCAGAGTGTGCAGCGTAGACATACCCGGGACCGGTCCTGAGATAGGATCTAATCGATGGCTGCACGGAGTACTCCGGTCGCTGTCTCGATCTCCTCCGGGGTGATCACCAGCGGCGGCACCAGCCGGAGGTTACCGTCCGCGGCGCAGTTGATCAGCACCCCGTGCTCTCTGCAGGTATCCCTGACCTCGGCGCACCGATCCCCGAGGGTGACTCCGATCATCAGCCCCCGCGACCGGGGGTTGTAGGCTGCGAGCGCCTTGTGGAACTGCTCGCCTTTGGCCGGCACGTCCGGCAGTACCGCTTCGATCACATCGATGGTGGCCAGGGCTGCCGCACAGGCGATCGGTCCGCCCGAGAAGGTGGAGCCGTGCTCTCCCTTCTTAAACTCGAGGCCATCCCTGGCGACGAGGGCCCCCATCGGGAACCCACTTGCAATCCCCTTTGCGAGGGTCACGATATCGGGCTTTACGCCGGTATGCTCGATCCCGAGCCATTTTCCGGTCCTTCCCATCCCGGTCTGGACCTCGTCGACGATCATCAGGGCGTCGTGCTCATCGCAGCACTCCCGGATCCCCTCGAAGAACGAGTCCGGTGGGATCAGCACCCCGGCCTCCCCCTGGATCGGCTCGACGATCACGCCGGCTGTCTGATCATCGACCGCCGCCATCAACCCATCCAGATCGCCGTAGTCGACAAAGGTGCAGGCCGGTTCGAGGGGCAGGAAGGGCTCCCGAATCGCAGGCTTGTAGGTGACCGAGAGCGCCCCCATTGTCCTCCCGTGGAACCCATGGTTGAACGCGATGAACTTCTTCTTTCCGGTACTGATCCGTGCGAGTTTCAGGGCTCCCTCATTCGCTTCTGCCCCCGAGTTCGAGAAGAAGGCCTTGGCGAAGCCGGTGATCCCGACCAGCCGCTCTGCCAGTTCTGCCTGGTGCGGTACGTAATACAGGTTCGAGCAGTGGATCAGCTCCTGTGCCTGATCACAGATCGCCTTGACCACAGCCGGGTGGCAGTGGCCGGTGGAGCAGACGGCAATCCCTGCCACGCAGTCGATGTATTCGTTTCCCTTGTCGTCCCAGACCCTCGAGCCCCTGCCCCGCACCAGCATCATATCGCGGGTGTTGGCAGGCATATAGTAGCGTGCGTCGAGAGCTTTGTAATCCTCTGTAATCATCCTTGTTCACCAGTTTTTTCGTTCACTCGTACTCGATCGTTGCCGGGGGTTTGGGGGTCACGTCGTAGACAACCCTCGCGACCGAAGGGATCTCGGCCGTGATCCGGGATGCTATCTTAAAGAGGACCGGGTACGGCACTTCGAGCGGGTCGGCGGTCATCCCGTCGCGGGAGTTGACCGCCCTGACCGCCACAATCCAGCCGTGGAGCCTGATGTCCCCCTTGACCCCGGTCCCGAGTCCGACCAGCGCCGCCAGGCACTGCCATGGGCGGAACTCCTCGACCAGTTCCTCCTCTGTGATCGCGTTCGCCTCACGGATCACCGCGACCTTCTCGCGGGTCACCTCGCCGATGATTCTGACAGCGAGTCCCGGGCCCGGGAACGGCATCCGGTGCTGGATCTCCCGCGGCAGCCCGAGTGCGCCGGCCACCTCCCGCACCTCGTCCTTGTAGAGGTCGCGGAGCGGCTCGAGCACTTGGGTGAAAGCGATCCCGAGCGGCATCCCGCCGACATTGTGGTGGCTCTTGATCCCGCCCTCGCTCTCGATTCGGTCGGGATAGATCGTTCCCTGCAGCAGCACCGTCGCCCCGGTCTTCTCGGCCTCCCGCTCGAAGACCCTGATGAACCGTTCGCCGATGATCTTCCGTTTCGTCTCCGGGTCGGCTACCCCGGCCAGGGCGTCGAGGAATTCATCGGATGCGTCGACGATTCGGAGGTTCAGGTGGCCGAAGAGGTGGCGGATCCGGTCGGTCTCTCCTTTGCGCATCAGCCCGGTATCGACATAGATCGGTTCGAGCCGTTCCCCGATCGCCTGTGCGGCCAGGGCTGCACAGACCGAGGAGTCCACCCCGCCTGAGAGGGCCATCACGACCCTGGCATCCGCGGTCAGTTCTCTGATCTCGCTGACGGCCTGTTGAATAAATCTCTCTGTATTGACCATTGTATGCTTCTCCGCATTCTTATGGAGTCTTTTTGTTCTTTCTGCACGCACTGACAAAACCGAGAAACGCCGGCGCCGGCCTGGTCGGCCGGGATCGGAATTCGGGGTGGAACTGAGTGGCAAAGAAGAACGGATGGCCGGGAAGCTCGCAGATCTCCATCCGTGGACCGTTCAGCCCGGAGAAGACCAGCCCTGCCTCTTCGAGGGCTGATATCTCCTCAGGGTTCACCTCGTACCGGTGCCGGTGCCGCTCAGTGATGGTGCTCCGCCGGTACAGTTGTTCTGCGATCGTCCCGGCCTTGACCGTCACCGGGTAGTTCCCGAGTCGCATCGTCCCGCCCAGGTCGTCGACCCCTTCCTGCTCGGGGAGAATGGCGATCACATGCCGTCCGTCCCCGATCTCCTCAGAGCAGGCATCCTTCCAGCCGAGCACGTGCCGCGCAAACTCGACCACGGCCAGTTGGAATCCGAGGCAGAGGCCGAGGAAGGGAATGTTATGCTCTCGTGCATACTGAATCGCCCTGATCTTCCCTTCAATCCCGCGGATCCCGAACCCCCCGGGGATCAGGATCCCGTCCACATCGGCCAGCTGGCAGGGCTCGTAGCGTTCGGCGTCCAGCCAGACGATCTTCACCTCGGTGGCGAGCGCCCTGCCGGCATGCTTCAGCGCCTCCTTGATCGAGAGGTAGACGTCCTCGATCCCGTACTTGGAGACGATGGCCACGGTGATCCGCGAGGTGTACTCCCGGGCGACCACGTTGTACCATTCCTCCAGAGCCTCCCGCCGATCGAGGTGCAGGTGCGTGGTGATCGCATCGGCCAGACCCTCCTTCTCCAGTTCCACCGGCACCTGGTAGATATCGGGGACGGTGGTGGCACTGACCACGGCCTGTGCGGCGACGTCGCAGAACGAGGCGATCTTCCGCTTGGTGTGCAGCCCTATCGGGTGCTCGCTCCTGCCGACGATCATGTCCGCATAGAGGCCGGCCTCACGGAGCGCCTTCACCGAGTGCTGGGTCGGTTTGGTCTTCATGTCTCCCATCGTGTCCTCAGGGATCAGGGTTACATGGATCAGCACCATCTCGTCCTCGGGCAGTTCGCCGCGCATCTGCCTGACCGCTTCGAGGAACGGCATCGATTCGATATCGCCGACGGTCCCTCCGACTTCAACCAGACAGATCTCGGCCGCCCCGTTCTCGTCCCCCTCGGTGGCGGCCTGCTCGATGCGGCACTTGATCTCATCGGTGATATGTGGGATGATCTGGACCGTGTCCCCGAGGTAGTCCCCGCGCCGTTCCTTCTCGATCACTGACCGGTAGACCTTGCCGGTCGTGATGTTGTGCGGCCCTGAGAGTTCGATGTCCAGAAACCGCTCGTAGTTGCCGAGGTCCAGGTCCACCTCGCTCCCATCGCCCAGCACGAAGACCTCCCCGTGCTGCGCAGGGTTCATCGTCCCTGCATCGATGTTCAGGTACGGATCGATCTTGACGGCCGTGACCCGATACCCACGATTCTTCAGGATACGCCCGATGGATGCGGCTGTGATCCCCTTCCCCAGGCCACTCATCACTCCGCCGGTCACTATGATGTACTTCACGATCTGTCTCCCAGTGGGTACTCTCTATGCTTTTAATATTCAATTAGTGTTCGCATCAGCGGGTCTGTTCCTCTCCAGCAGGGGCCTGTCTCGTCACTGCATAGGCTGCGGTGGTGCGGGAGAGCACCTTCTCGGAACCCCTGGCTATGAGCGTCCCCTCGGCAAAGATCACATTCCTTCCCCGCTTCACGATCTTTCCCCTGGCCACAATCGTCCCTTCGTTCACCCCGTGGAAGAAGTCGGTGGTCGCCGAGATGGTCGCTATCCCTTCCCTTTCCTGAAGCCCGGGGTAGATGGCCAGCACTATCGCCTCGTCAGCGAGTGCGGTGTACAGACCGCCCTGCAGCCACCCCTCGCCGTTCAGCATATCAGGTCGGACCACCATCGAGAGTTCGCCGTGCCCTTCCTCCATCGCGACGACCTCGATTCCCATCAGGGTGAAGAACGGGTTGGCCTTTGCCCCCTGCTGCTCCAGTGCAGTACAGTAATTGTTCATCTGATCAGGTTCAGGGGGACGGGGAAAAAAGGTTTACCTGCCGGCCTGCAAAGAGAGATGCATGGAATCTGACACCCTGGAGAGGATCGAAGCGATGCTCGGCGACCTCGTCTGGCTGAACGCCGTCATCGCCACAGAACTGATTCAGATCACCGAGAACTCCTCTTCGATCCTCCGCAAGGAGGCGCCCCCGGAGATCTGTAGAGAGGACCACAATGCCATCCGGGCCGAGGCCCTCCGGATCGTCGGTCAGTACAGCCAGGACGCGACACTGAGTCGGCACCTGAACCGGCACCAGTGATCAGATCTGACCGGGCGCATCGATAATGTTAATGAGGTCACCATGCCAACTCTTCTTCAGTATGGAGCGGCTATCAGCAGCGAGACCTGCTGCCGGGGAAGCGGCAGGACCTGATCCGAGAGGGTGCACCCCCTGAGGTCTGCACTGGTGGATGAGCGAGCCTGCACGGTGGTCATCCCTGCCTACAACGAGGAGGACCGGGTTCTTCCCCTCCTCGCCGGCCTGGAACAGTTCCACTGGAGGGTGATCGTCGTCTGTGATGGCACCGACCGGACGGCCGATACGGTCGAGACCTTTGCGGCTGCCCATCCCGGGATGGCCCTCACCTGCCTCCGGTTCGATCACCGGCTTGGCAAGGGGGGCGGGGTGCTGGCCGGCATCAGGGCGGCTGAAACGGCGTATGTTGGTTTTCTGGATGCGGATGGGTCCACTGCCCCCGACCAGATGGCCAGCCTCTTCGATCATCTCGATGAGGTGGACGGTGCCATCGGTTCGCGGTGGGTGCCAGGGGCGGTTCTTGCAGTACCGCAGGGACTGCTCCGGAGGCTTCAGAGCAGGGCCTTCAACCTGCTGATACGGCTCCTCTTTCACCTGAACTACCAGGATACCCAGTGCGGGGCCAAGGTTTTCCGTCGGTCGGTCCTGATCAGGGTGCTGCCCCAGATGATCTCGACCGGGTTTGAGTTCGACGTCGAACTCCTCTGGCTTCTCTCCAGGGCTGGATTCCGGGTGAGCGAGGTGCCGATCGTCTGGGCAGATCATGGTGGCTCCAAGGTCGGTGGGAGCGATGCGTTTCATATGGCAGAGAGTCTGGTCAAACTGAGGTTCTCCGGGCGCAACGTATGAAGCGGGAGGAAGAGAAGAAGCGGGCGTTCTCGCTCTATCAGGAGGGAGCGTTCCAGGCGTCGCTCGACCTCTGCACGGTCCTGGCCCGGGACGAAAAGGACCAGTCGCTCGATGTGCTGGCGGCCACCAACCTCTTCTCCCTCGGCGCGCTCGAGGAGGCGGAGGCCCGGTTTCGGGATCTCGCGCTCCTGACCCCCGACTCCTCGTACGTCCACTCGTACCTCGGCAAGGTGCTGGCTGCGGCTGGCAATGAGGAGGCGACCGCCGAGTACATCGAGGCTGTCAGGCTGGACCCTGAGAATCAGGAGGGACTTCGGGCCTACGGTGCCTACCTGGCCGGGAAGAACGATACGGCGGGGGCCGTCCCGGTTCTCTCCCAACTGGTCCGCCTCTCCGGCCGTGAGGAGGACGTGAAGACGCTCGCCTCGATGCTGCTCGAGCAGGGGAACGGGGCGGTGGCACTGGACCTGTATGCCCGGTACCCTCCGGCAGGGGACTGGTATATGTATATCGAGGCGCTGATGGCTACCGATGACCAGGTTGAGGCTCTCCGGGTCGCCGAGCAGGCGTACCGCAAGACTGGAGAACAGCGGTACCTGCATCAGTACCTCTCGGCCCTCGCGGTGGTCGATCAGTCAAGGGCACTGACCGAATATGCGGTCTACGCCGATGAGGAGGCTGACCCTGCGATCCGGTTCGACTATCTCCTCCTCCTCCGGTCCAAAGGGGATCTGGAAGGGGCTTTGTCGGTGGCGACAGCCCTGGTCGCTTCGGCGGGAGCGCCGGTCTATCATCTGGTCAGGGCGGAGCTGCTGGCCGCCCTCGACCGGAAGGACGAGGCAGAGGCCGCGTTCGTTGCGGTGATCAAACAGGAACTCTCGTCGATGGAGGATCCCGAGACCCTGGACCTGCTGATCCGGCGGTACCGGGAGTTCCTGATGGTAAGGTATGATCAGCAGACAGTGCTGGTCCGGTTTCGGGCCGTGATCGGGGACGGAGCGGATGTGGTCTCTCTGCTGGCCATGGCGGCCCTGTACACCTCGCTCGACGATCCGGTCGAGGCACGTTCCTGGTATTACCGGGCCTACCGTGCTGACTTCCTGAATGGTGGGCTGCTCTATGCAGAGTTTCTGATCGGCACCGGAGATCAGCGCGAGTGTGAGAAGGTGGTGCTCTACCTGCTCGGCACCCTCACCCGGGTTGCCGACCTGGAACGGGTGGCCGCGGTGGTCCTCGATCAGCGGTACGGCATGTACCGCCTCCCGCGGCTGCTTGAAAAACTGATCGCCTGCTGCGAGGCCTCCCTGCACCTGCTCAGTTCGGCCGGCAGGGAACTCTGTGCGGTCGCGTTCCTGGTCTCGGCCACCGATGCGTTCGAAGCGGGGCAGTACCCCCGGTGCAAGGAGTGCTGCCTCCGGGGTCTCGACCTGATGCCGGGCCACCCCCGTTCCCTGCAGCCCGGGGACTTCTTTGCCCTGCTGGTCCGGTGCAAGGAGGAGTCGCTTGCTGATACCCCGGTGCTCGGGGAGCAGCGTGCACCTGAGGTGCAGGTGGTCGACCAGGCCGGCCCGGAGGAGTCCGGCCCAGACCTCGATCTCGATCCGGTCGAGGAGCAGGTGGTTGCGTTCCTCCGCACCCATACCCGTGCCGAGGAGCAGGACCTCAGGACGTTGCTTGGAACCCGGCGGGTCTCGGGGATCGTGAACAGGCTGATCCGGAAGGCCGCCGCCGCCGGGGTGGAGATCATTGCAAAACAGGGTGTTGGGGAGAATGGTGAGATCTATGAGTACGTGGGACGATGAACCAGGGACCGCTGTCAGTGAACAGGAACGGTCAAAGTGTATCACAATGATCAATGCGCTCCGACGGGGGACCGTCCCTGCGCTGGGGCTTTCCGAGCTGGCAGTAGGGCTTGAGGCCGAGGAAGGGGTGATCCGGCAGCAGCTCACCTACGTGGCCGGCGGTGGTGGAGACCTGAAGTTTATTCGGGGGGATTACGGGGCTGGCAAGACGTTTCTGATCGCCCGTGCCCTCGAACTGGCCACTGAACAGGGGTTCGTGACCGCCCATGTGGTGATCTCAGCAGAGACCCCGCTCCACCGGTTGCGGAGTCTGTACCAGCGGATCTGTGCGAATATGCGCCTCCCGACGGACGGCCCGGCCTTAAAAACCCTGATCGACACTTGGCTCTTCGGGATCGAGGAACGGGTGATCGCAGTCAGGGGAACAGAGACCCCTGACGAGGTGCTGGAGGCCGAGACAGTTCGGGCGATCGAGGGGGCACTGGCTGGAGTCAGCGCCGAGAACAGTGCCCTCGCAGCGGCGGTCAGGACCTACTACCTGGCCAACAACAAAGCCGAGTACCCGCTCGCTCAGGCCGCCCTCGGCTGGATCGCCGGCGAGCCGAATGTCGGCAGAACATTCCGGCAGAAGGCCGGGATCAAGGGGGATGTCGACGACTCGGTCGCCCTCTCGTTCCTCCGCGGACTGGTCTCCATCATCTGCAGCGCCGGGTATGCCGGGCTGGCGGTGGCCTTCGACGAGGTCGAGACGACGCAGGGTCTCGTCCGGGCGCAGCGCGAGAAGGGATACGGCAACCTCCGGCAGCTGGTCGACGGGCTGGACCGGGGGGAGATGGAGCACTGTTATCTCCTCTTCACCGGGACGCCGGCGTTCTTCGAGGGGTCGCGGGGGATCCGGGCTCTCCCACCGCTGGCCGACCGGATCAGTCTACCGGCCTCGGACGGCTACCGGAACCCGCATCAGGCCCAGATCGTGCTGGTTCCGTTCGATGCGCAGAAACTTGAGAAGGTGGCCATGCGGGTGGCTGATATCTATGCGGCTGCCTGCGGCCCGGTGGACCGGGAACGGATCTCGCACCGGTTCATCCGGGGGATGATCCGGTCGATGACTGCCAAGTTCGGCGGCAGGGTCGACGTGATCCCGCGGGTTTTCCTCCGCGAGTTTGTGGACGTGCTCGACAAGTGCGCCCTGTACCCCGAGTACGACCCGGCGACGTCGTACCAGGAGAGCCGGCTTCCCGAGGACCTGCGCGAAGAGGAGCAGGCCTTCATCAGCATGCAGTTCTGATCCGTGCTGCAGTGATCTCCACCTCTTTTTTTATCCATGATCGAAGACGTTCCGTAGATGCGAAGTGATGATAAAAAGCGAATCGATAGCCCGGAGCAGATTCGAACTGCTGTCGGGGGATCCAGAGTCCCCCATGATTGACCACTACACTACCGGGCTTCTAGCCTTACTCTATTCGCCACGGTGCCTAATTAAGATGACGGCTTTGGGGCTGCCCGATTGCACCCTCTGCATCGGCAGCAGACCTCCTGGACCGGGTGGAAACGCTCTCCCCTGTTGCAGAATGCTTTCAGATCATCCATGTCGCGCGTGAAGTAGACGTGTGGTACCAGGGCGATATGGGTGTACCTCCCGATCCTGACCCCGAGTGCTTCCGCGATCATCAGCTGCAGGTGGACGAGCGCGAACATGTTGGCCCCTGATGCGGTCAGCATGTCGTTGGAGCGGAAGACCACCTTCATCTGCAGGGCTCCGTCCCTGATCACGCACTGGACCAGCTGCAGACACGGACAGTCCTTGACCTGCTCGTCGACGACCGGATTCCAGGTGATGGCCAGCGCCCGCCGGGTAGCCGGAGCCTCCTGCAACTTCCTGATGATATACGCGATCTGGTCGACCTGGACCGGTGCTTCGTCCGCGGCGAGCCGGTCGCCCCAGTTAAAGAGGCGACCGTGGTAGTCATACTCGAAGATCCCGTCCGAGCCGTGCAGCAGATCGGCAGCGTACTTCTCCATGAACCGTCGCTGGAACCGTGATCCGGTGCTGATCATCGGTTCGGTCGTCGGGTTCTCCACCTGCAGAGCCAGT is part of the Methanosphaerula palustris E1-9c genome and encodes:
- a CDS encoding pyridoxal phosphate-dependent aminotransferase; this encodes MQPSIRSYLRTGPGYVYAAHSGTARETGRIACLASNENPFPPSEAAIAAGAAALATVNRYPDDRMTDLTEALKRLHGDHTFVVGNGMDGIIETVLRCFIGHGDRVVVSTPTFSFYGIAAAGQGAIVENIQRKEDFTVDIPAFTRACTGAKVAFLCTPNNPTGTVTTPAEVRKVLDGIGDCMLFLDNAYVDFARDDYRPLMGEYENLIIGRTMSKIFGLAGLRVGYAFIPAWLEPFYMKAATPFSGISSVSAAAAVAALADREHRERTLAHMLEWRERVRSAVRFPVLPSEANFLMIDVAPHTADDVVATLAGRGVLIRSCRSFPGLGDHYVRVSIGDAWENERFIEEINRI
- a CDS encoding aspartate aminotransferase family protein, whose translation is MITEDYKALDARYYMPANTRDMMLVRGRGSRVWDDKGNEYIDCVAGIAVCSTGHCHPAVVKAICDQAQELIHCSNLYYVPHQAELAERLVGITGFAKAFFSNSGAEANEGALKLARISTGKKKFIAFNHGFHGRTMGALSVTYKPAIREPFLPLEPACTFVDYGDLDGLMAAVDDQTAGVIVEPIQGEAGVLIPPDSFFEGIRECCDEHDALMIVDEVQTGMGRTGKWLGIEHTGVKPDIVTLAKGIASGFPMGALVARDGLEFKKGEHGSTFSGGPIACAAALATIDVIEAVLPDVPAKGEQFHKALAAYNPRSRGLMIGVTLGDRCAEVRDTCREHGVLINCAADGNLRLVPPLVITPEEIETATGVLRAAID
- the guaA gene encoding glutamine-hydrolyzing GMP synthase, encoding MVNTERFIQQAVSEIRELTADARVVMALSGGVDSSVCAALAAQAIGERLEPIYVDTGLMRKGETDRIRHLFGHLNLRIVDASDEFLDALAGVADPETKRKIIGERFIRVFEREAEKTGATVLLQGTIYPDRIESEGGIKSHHNVGGMPLGIAFTQVLEPLRDLYKDEVREVAGALGLPREIQHRMPFPGPGLAVRIIGEVTREKVAVIREANAITEEELVEEFRPWQCLAALVGLGTGVKGDIRLHGWIVAVRAVNSRDGMTADPLEVPYPVLFKIASRITAEIPSVARVVYDVTPKPPATIEYE
- a CDS encoding CTP synthase; translated protein: MKYIIVTGGVMSGLGKGITAASIGRILKNRGYRVTAVKIDPYLNIDAGTMNPAQHGEVFVLGDGSEVDLDLGNYERFLDIELSGPHNITTGKVYRSVIEKERRGDYLGDTVQIIPHITDEIKCRIEQAATEGDENGAAEICLVEVGGTVGDIESMPFLEAVRQMRGELPEDEMVLIHVTLIPEDTMGDMKTKPTQHSVKALREAGLYADMIVGRSEHPIGLHTKRKIASFCDVAAQAVVSATTVPDIYQVPVELEKEGLADAITTHLHLDRREALEEWYNVVAREYTSRITVAIVSKYGIEDVYLSIKEALKHAGRALATEVKIVWLDAERYEPCQLADVDGILIPGGFGIRGIEGKIRAIQYAREHNIPFLGLCLGFQLAVVEFARHVLGWKDACSEEIGDGRHVIAILPEQEGVDDLGGTMRLGNYPVTVKAGTIAEQLYRRSTITERHRHRYEVNPEEISALEEAGLVFSGLNGPRMEICELPGHPFFFATQFHPEFRSRPTRPAPAFLGFVSACRKNKKTP
- a CDS encoding PaaI family thioesterase is translated as MNNYCTALEQQGAKANPFFTLMGIEVVAMEEGHGELSMVVRPDMLNGEGWLQGGLYTALADEAIVLAIYPGLQEREGIATISATTDFFHGVNEGTIVARGKIVKRGRNVIFAEGTLIARGSEKVLSRTTAAYAVTRQAPAGEEQTR
- a CDS encoding dolichyl-phosphate beta-glucosyltransferase, whose amino-acid sequence is MDERACTVVIPAYNEEDRVLPLLAGLEQFHWRVIVVCDGTDRTADTVETFAAAHPGMALTCLRFDHRLGKGGGVLAGIRAAETAYVGFLDADGSTAPDQMASLFDHLDEVDGAIGSRWVPGAVLAVPQGLLRRLQSRAFNLLIRLLFHLNYQDTQCGAKVFRRSVLIRVLPQMISTGFEFDVELLWLLSRAGFRVSEVPIVWADHGGSKVGGSDAFHMAESLVKLRFSGRNV
- a CDS encoding tetratricopeptide repeat protein, which produces MKREEEKKRAFSLYQEGAFQASLDLCTVLARDEKDQSLDVLAATNLFSLGALEEAEARFRDLALLTPDSSYVHSYLGKVLAAAGNEEATAEYIEAVRLDPENQEGLRAYGAYLAGKNDTAGAVPVLSQLVRLSGREEDVKTLASMLLEQGNGAVALDLYARYPPAGDWYMYIEALMATDDQVEALRVAEQAYRKTGEQRYLHQYLSALAVVDQSRALTEYAVYADEEADPAIRFDYLLLLRSKGDLEGALSVATALVASAGAPVYHLVRAELLAALDRKDEAEAAFVAVIKQELSSMEDPETLDLLIRRYREFLMVRYDQQTVLVRFRAVIGDGADVVSLLAMAALYTSLDDPVEARSWYYRAYRADFLNGGLLYAEFLIGTGDQRECEKVVLYLLGTLTRVADLERVAAVVLDQRYGMYRLPRLLEKLIACCEASLHLLSSAGRELCAVAFLVSATDAFEAGQYPRCKECCLRGLDLMPGHPRSLQPGDFFALLVRCKEESLADTPVLGEQRAPEVQVVDQAGPEESGPDLDLDPVEEQVVAFLRTHTRAEEQDLRTLLGTRRVSGIVNRLIRKAAAAGVEIIAKQGVGENGEIYEYVGR
- the brxD gene encoding BREX system ATP-binding protein BrxD → MSTWDDEPGTAVSEQERSKCITMINALRRGTVPALGLSELAVGLEAEEGVIRQQLTYVAGGGGDLKFIRGDYGAGKTFLIARALELATEQGFVTAHVVISAETPLHRLRSLYQRICANMRLPTDGPALKTLIDTWLFGIEERVIAVRGTETPDEVLEAETVRAIEGALAGVSAENSALAAAVRTYYLANNKAEYPLAQAALGWIAGEPNVGRTFRQKAGIKGDVDDSVALSFLRGLVSIICSAGYAGLAVAFDEVETTQGLVRAQREKGYGNLRQLVDGLDRGEMEHCYLLFTGTPAFFEGSRGIRALPPLADRISLPASDGYRNPHQAQIVLVPFDAQKLEKVAMRVADIYAAACGPVDRERISHRFIRGMIRSMTAKFGGRVDVIPRVFLREFVDVLDKCALYPEYDPATSYQESRLPEDLREEEQAFISMQF
- a CDS encoding thymidylate synthase, with amino-acid sequence MRIISAPNLARAHELAVKTVLEKGWVLGTEDGEATIECEELALQVENPTTEPMISTGSRFQRRFMEKYAADLLHGSDGIFEYDYHGRLFNWGDRLAADEAPVQVDQIAYIIRKLQEAPATRRALAITWNPVVDEQVKDCPCLQLVQCVIRDGALQMKVVFRSNDMLTASGANMFALVHLQLMIAEALGVRIGRYTHIALVPHVYFTRDMDDLKAFCNRGERFHPVQEVCCRCRGCNRAAPKPSS